The DNA window CGTTACGCCCCGAGAATAAGCCGCAGGCCACCTTGGAAGGTGAGCGTATTGCGGCAATTGATTCCGCCGTCTACGGCTCGACAAATTACTGCCGACGAAACCGGAAAATGGACATTGAGAATAATCCGGAGGCCTGTACCTGGTTGATCCCGGACGAGTCCTTTAGCCATTTGGCGACCGGCAAGTGGTACCGAAAGCACCTTAAGAACGTACCCACGGTGATCCGCTGCAACAGCTTGCAGTCCATGCACGCTTTGGCGCGGTCAGGGGCGGGCTTGGCGGTTTTACCGTGTTACCTCGGAGAAGCGGCGAAGGAGTTGCGGCGGCTTTCGGATCCGCTGGACGGAGAAAGCATCGATCTATGGCTGCATGTCAACCACGATACCCAGCAAATGGCTAGGGTTCGGATTGTGATGGAGTTTCTGGTGGAGCGGCTCAAAGCTTTGGGCCCGGCCATTGAATTCAGCAACACGCTCTGAGCTTTGAAGGCATTAACGTGTTTGTGCTGGATATCCCAAG is part of the Marinobacter sp. JH2 genome and encodes:
- a CDS encoding LysR family transcriptional regulator, producing MDWDYLRYIRALAIAGTFAKAGEILGVHQTTVLRRLDQMEESLGVQFFDRNRDGLQLTATGEMAYREAERLAVDMENLERKLVGQDGAPVGKVRIAAEDAVMYELLSPVLASLVREYPDIELEVLTDNDVANLSQREADLTLRPENKPQATLEGERIAAIDSAVYGSTNYCRRNRKMDIENNPEACTWLIPDESFSHLATGKWYRKHLKNVPTVIRCNSLQSMHALARSGAGLAVLPCYLGEAAKELRRLSDPLDGESIDLWLHVNHDTQQMARVRIVMEFLVERLKALGPAIEFSNTL